The genomic window GGCTTCGATATTGCGTTCCAGGGCCTTTTGGGCCAGGTCCTTGCCCACCTTGGCAGCGGCTTCCTTGTCGGCCTTGAGGGCCTCGCCGGCCTTGCCCAGGGTCAGGCTGGAGGAGGACACCAGCGTCTGCCCGGTCAGGTCGTCGATCACCTGGGCGTAGATATGCCGGTTGGACCGGAACACGACCAGGCGGGGCCGCTCGGCAGTGCCGGCCAGCTTCTTGCGGATGCGGACTTTCCGGCGCGCGCGCGCCAGGGTCTTGGTCATCTTCATGGTGCGGTCCTATTTCTTGCCGCCGGACTTACCGGCCTTGCGGCGAATGATTTCGTTGTCGTACTTGATGCCCTTGCCCTTGAACGGCTCGGGCGGACGCACGCGGCGGATGCGGGCGGCGGTCTCGCCCAGGAGCACCTTGTCGATGCCCGTCAGCGTGAGCTTGTTGCCCTCGACCTTGGCCTCGATGCCGTCCGGCAGCTTGAAGTCCACCGGGTGGGAGTAGCCCACGGCCAGGGTCACGGAACCGGGGGCGGCCGAGACCTTGTAGCCCACGCCGATGACTTCCAGCGTTTTGGTGAAGCCCTTGCTCACCCCCTCGACCAGGTTGGCCAGAAGGGTGCGGCGCAGGCCGTGCTGGGCACGGGCCAGGCGCGTGTCGTCCACGCGGGAGACCTGTATGGTGTTGCCCTCGACCGCGTACACGATCTTGGGATGGGTGGGCGTGGACAGCTGGCCCTTGGGGCCAACGACCGTCACCGCCTCGGGAGCCACCTCCACGGACACGCCGGAGGGAAGCTCGATTTCGCGTTTGCCTATCCTGGACATGACATCTTCTCCGCGACGTGTCTTACTACCAGATTTCGCACAACAGCTCGCCGCCGACGCCAAGCTCCCGGGCCTTGCCGCCTTCGAGGATACCCCGCGAAGTGGACAGGATGCTGATGCCCAGGCCGTTTTGGACCTTGGGAATGGCCGCGGCGCCGACGTAGACGCGGCGACCGGGCTTGCTCACCCGCTTGAGTCCCGAGATGATCGGTTTGCCGCCCTGGTACTTCAGGGTAATGGACAAGGAGGCTTCGGCCACGGAAAAATCCGTGATGTAGCCTTCCTCCTTGAGGATGGCGGCAAGGGAGGCTTTGAGTTGCGAGGCCGGGATGGCCAAATCCGCGTGCAAGGCCCGGTGGGCGTTGCGGATGCGGGTCAGCATATCGGAAATGGGGTCGGTCACCGACATGGTTTCCTTCTCCTTAAGCTACCAGCTCGACTTGCGCACGCCGGGCATTTCGCCGGTCAGCGACATGTTACGGAAGCAAATGCGGCAGACGCCGAACTTGCGCAGATACGCCCTGGGACGACCGCAGATGGGGCAGCGGTTATAGGCTCTGGTGGAAAACTTGGGCTTGCGGCTGGCTTTCACCATCAAAGATTTGCGGGCCACGACCGTTCTCCTTACTTTTTAAACGGCATGCCGAGGAGGTCGAGAAACATCTTGCCTTCCTTGTCGGAGCGAGCCGTGGTGACGATGGTGACGTTCATGCCCTTGACGTGTTCGACGCGATCCACGTTGATTTCCGGGAAGATCGTGTGCTCCCGGACGCCGAGGGTGAAATTGCCGCGGCCGTCGAACCCGCGATCAGGCACGCCGCGAAAGTCGCG from Solidesulfovibrio sp. includes these protein-coding regions:
- the rpsH gene encoding 30S ribosomal protein S8, with the translated sequence MSVTDPISDMLTRIRNAHRALHADLAIPASQLKASLAAILKEEGYITDFSVAEASLSITLKYQGGKPIISGLKRVSKPGRRVYVGAAAIPKVQNGLGISILSTSRGILEGGKARELGVGGELLCEIW
- the rplR gene encoding 50S ribosomal protein L18, translated to MKMTKTLARARRKVRIRKKLAGTAERPRLVVFRSNRHIYAQVIDDLTGQTLVSSSSLTLGKAGEALKADKEAAAKVGKDLAQKALERNIEAVVFDRNGYIYHGRIKALADGARDGGLKF
- a CDS encoding type Z 30S ribosomal protein S14 — encoded protein: MARKSLMVKASRKPKFSTRAYNRCPICGRPRAYLRKFGVCRICFRNMSLTGEMPGVRKSSW
- the rplF gene encoding 50S ribosomal protein L6, whose amino-acid sequence is MSRIGKREIELPSGVSVEVAPEAVTVVGPKGQLSTPTHPKIVYAVEGNTIQVSRVDDTRLARAQHGLRRTLLANLVEGVSKGFTKTLEVIGVGYKVSAAPGSVTLAVGYSHPVDFKLPDGIEAKVEGNKLTLTGIDKVLLGETAARIRRVRPPEPFKGKGIKYDNEIIRRKAGKSGGKK